One genomic window of Desulfonatronum sp. SC1 includes the following:
- the tsoC gene encoding NEPxGxxU motif selenoprotein TsoC, with translation MSVLPRLGELNGVETEIVSKPREEFQAEAYRSLGLPTAPGIMIDDRVLISGGFLEEDRILAAVRERLDAKGSTQGGN, from the coding sequence CTGTCCGTGCTGCCCAGGTTGGGCGAGCTTAACGGCGTGGAAACGGAGATCGTCTCCAAACCCCGCGAGGAGTTTCAGGCCGAGGCCTATCGAAGCCTCGGTCTGCCGACGGCGCCCGGGATCATGATCGACGACCGGGTGCTGATCAGCGGCGGTTTTTTGGAGGAAGACCGGATTCTCGCCGCGGTGCGGGAGCGCCTGGACGCGAAGGGATCAACCCAAGGAGGCAACTGA